AAGAATTTGATCGATCAGATGAAAGACGAAGGTGGTGCGGGCTCTGGATCGACGTCCGCCAACGCCAGGAAAGCTCTTGCGGGCGCGAGGACGTAAAGGGTCAAAGCTTAAGCCCCGGCACGGGAGAATCCACACCGGTGGTCTCCTGGGAGGCAGCCGAAGATATACCGAGGCAGTATTGCCCTCACCCGGCTGCTCCCCATGATAGGAGAGGGCAGCTCCGTTTCAATGGAAGCGGAAACAGGCCATCAACCGGGCGGTGTGCTGTTGAAATCGCGTTGGCCGTATTATTCCGCAGCGGCTCCAAGGAATATCCCGGCCACCTTGCCGTCTTTTATCTCAAAAATCAGTCCATCGAAAATTGATCCGGCCACGAATCGTTTCCCCTTGCTTGTAGCGCCGTCGCGGTCCCTGTAGCGCCCATAGGCGTCAAGAACCTCTTTCTCAGCGCTCCCTATGCGAACCCCCTTGCTGGTCTGAAGCGTGCTCGGGGATGTGATTGTGATGTCGGCAACCTGTTTCGCGCCCCCACGCTTGTTTGCACTCATCTTGAGAACGATTCCGCACCCGGGATATTTCCACGTCTGGACATAGTCTCCGGTGGCGCCCTCGTATTGCTCTTTGAGCTTGTTTGGAGCGCAGGAGACGAGTTTCTGAAGTTCATTTTCAGGCAGGCCCAGCCGTAACTCCCCGATACGCTCTTTGCCTGTGTCGAACTGATCGGCGATGTTGGCCTTCTGGGCATGGGCGGCATGTGACCAGAGAAGGGGACAGAAGGTGAGGGCCACAAGGATCAATAGAGGTGGGAAAACGTTTCGAATCATCTGTTTCCTCCAGTCATGTCGCTTATTCGAATAGCCAATCCGGCCGGTCCTGTGAAGCGCAATGGGGAAAGCATAGCCGTTTGAACGCAGTGCAAAGACAAACCAATGGATGCTTCGAAAAAGCATAGAGGAAGCCCCGGGCGGATTAACCGCCCGGGGCACACGTGAGGATCCCCCGGCGAGGATAGGTGGGGGGGGCAGTCCTCGCCGGAGGCTTGGACAGCAGTGATGGGCTCTTAGTCCTTGTCCTTATACCCTCGGGAAGCGTTTACGCCGCCGCTTTTTCCCAGTTGCGCAACGCGATTTTCAATGCGCCAACAGTGAAATAGTCGCAGTCGAGCTTGGGGATCACCCTGGGAAGGTGCTTGTGCAGATCCTCGTTGGTGAGGGGGTAGCACTCGTACACGGATTTCCCGGTGATCATGGCCGCGAGTGTGGCCAGGCATTCCTTGCTGTAGTCGCAGCCTTCGGCGATGCCGCCGGCTTCCGCGATCACGTCGTCCACGATGCGCAGTTCGACGCGAATGGAATTCTTGCAGACCGAGCAGCTGTGCAGGCCCACGGCGTTGGCTCCCTCGATCCTGTTGATGTAGGGCTCTCTGCTGGTGACGCACGGCGGAGCGGCTGCCGATTCGACGACTGAGGCCACTGCGGGAGCTTTCGCAGGCGCGGGCTTCTGGGGCTCTTGGCGCGTTTTGGGTTTGGCCGTGGCAGCGATTTCGATACCGAGTTCCCGGCGCACTTCTTCAAGGTCGATGACCCTGGGGTCGATGAGGCTGAACCCGCAACTGCCGCCCCAGTCCTGTTCGTCGGCAAAGGCGCCGTCGTAGCGGACGTCGTCTAGGATGAGAAAGTCCTGGGTGCCAAGGATGCGGTCCCAGCGGTGGACGAAGAAGTCGAACTTCTCCGGCTCGAAACGCTCGATGTTGGTCCACTTCCAGGTCATGTTGCAGAATTCGTCGTCGTAACCCAGAAGGGCCAGATACCGGGCCTTG
The DNA window shown above is from Desulfovibrio sp. and carries:
- a CDS encoding iron-sulfur cluster assembly scaffold protein, which translates into the protein MDLTLKISGQRCDLALHPVSQKTVQRIQALGRKFYAQKYIHWWRNGNTSTCGMKFDDDCMIQVSLDDNRIPFDTSVIPESAVFLRRRHFLESKARYLALLGYDDEFCNMTWKWTNIERFEPEKFDFFVHRWDRILGTQDFLILDDVRYDGAFADEQDWGGSCGFSLIDPRVIDLEEVRRELGIEIAATAKPKTRQEPQKPAPAKAPAVASVVESAAAPPCVTSREPYINRIEGANAVGLHSCSVCKNSIRVELRIVDDVIAEAGGIAEGCDYSKECLATLAAMITGKSVYECYPLTNEDLHKHLPRVIPKLDCDYFTVGALKIALRNWEKAAA